Proteins encoded within one genomic window of Halodesulfurarchaeum formicicum:
- a CDS encoding DUF5518 domain-containing protein, which translates to MTNWRAVGIGFGVEFLLGIFGFLLPGIGHIGAGLIGGFVAGYIAASGTWSGAWHGLLAGAIGGIILAIIAAALVTVVGSLGFGILGPLAGGGVFILALSIALLLAIDSAIGGAIGGLLA; encoded by the coding sequence ATGACGAACTGGCGTGCGGTTGGCATCGGATTCGGCGTCGAGTTCCTGCTGGGTATCTTCGGGTTTCTCCTCCCGGGCATCGGTCACATCGGCGCGGGGCTGATCGGTGGCTTCGTGGCGGGGTACATCGCCGCCTCGGGCACCTGGAGTGGGGCCTGGCACGGCCTGCTGGCCGGCGCGATCGGCGGAATCATCCTGGCCATAATCGCTGCGGCCCTGGTGACCGTCGTGGGCTCGCTCGGCTTCGGGATCCTTGGGCCGCTGGCTGGAGGGGGCGTGTTCATCCTGGCCCTCAGCATCGCCCTGTTGCTCGCCATCGACAGCGCGATCGGCGGCGCGATCGGCGGCCTCCTCGCCTGA
- a CDS encoding cob(I)yrinic acid a,c-diamide adenosyltransferase encodes MSQSDSDGEALTAKPIEPSAPEEFGLVQVWWGNGKGKTTAAMGMGMRAAGHGYRVHLLQFMKGGTQSVEDIRGEYNAIAALPGYTYENLGHYGWHHGQLNDDEHAGKAQAGLERANEIIDGAADADLSTPFDPDSDPESGVHMLILDELIYAANRELLSQDAVLELIETKPDSLELVLTGGHESPDFLTEHADLISNVSLVKHPFDEGTTGRKGTEF; translated from the coding sequence ATGTCACAATCCGATTCGGATGGTGAGGCCCTGACCGCCAAGCCCATCGAGCCGAGTGCCCCCGAGGAGTTCGGGCTGGTGCAGGTCTGGTGGGGGAACGGCAAGGGTAAGACGACGGCGGCGATGGGGATGGGGATGCGGGCGGCCGGCCACGGCTATCGGGTCCATCTGCTGCAGTTCATGAAGGGCGGTACCCAGAGCGTCGAGGACATCCGCGGGGAGTACAACGCCATCGCGGCCCTGCCCGGCTACACGTACGAGAACCTGGGTCACTACGGCTGGCATCACGGCCAGTTGAACGACGATGAACACGCCGGGAAGGCCCAAGCAGGCTTGGAGCGAGCGAACGAGATCATCGATGGGGCCGCTGACGCGGATCTCTCGACGCCCTTCGATCCCGACAGCGATCCCGAATCGGGGGTCCACATGCTGATCCTGGACGAACTCATCTACGCGGCGAACCGGGAGCTACTCTCCCAGGACGCAGTGCTCGAACTCATCGAGACCAAACCGGACTCCCTCGAACTGGTACTCACCGGCGGTCACGAGTCACCGGACTTTCTCACCGAGCATGCCGACCTGATCAGCAACGTCTCGCTGGTGAAACACCCCTTCGACGAGGGGACGACCGGGCGAAAAGGAACCGAGTTCTGA
- the gnd gene encoding phosphogluconate dehydrogenase (NAD(+)-dependent, decarboxylating) — MELGVIGLGRMGQIVVDRVLDAGHDVVAFDIDEVARASAAEMGAETVDSIPAVAESLSPTRHVWLMVPAGDPVDAALAELTPHLDADDVVIDGGNSNFKDSVDRAERIEPTYLDCGTSGGPAGAELGFSLMVGGEKGAYDDLEPVFDAVATGPEGHELMGPSGAGHYVKMVHNGIEYALMQAYGEGFELLAEGRYDLDLEDIARTWTNGAVVRSWLLELAEESFREEGSDLGDVADHVAGGSTGTWTVQESLEQEVPLPLIYQALAERFNSRSGPRLSRRLANRLRYGFGRHEIKRQ, encoded by the coding sequence ATGGAACTTGGGGTAATCGGACTCGGACGCATGGGGCAGATCGTCGTGGACCGGGTCCTCGACGCCGGACACGACGTGGTGGCCTTCGACATCGACGAGGTCGCTCGGGCGAGTGCCGCCGAGATGGGGGCCGAGACCGTCGACTCGATCCCGGCCGTGGCCGAGTCGCTGTCCCCGACGCGACACGTCTGGCTGATGGTCCCGGCCGGTGATCCGGTCGACGCCGCGCTTGCCGAACTCACGCCGCATCTCGACGCCGATGACGTGGTAATCGACGGTGGCAACTCGAACTTCAAAGACTCCGTCGACCGGGCCGAGCGCATCGAACCGACCTACCTCGATTGTGGCACCAGCGGCGGGCCGGCCGGGGCCGAACTCGGCTTCTCGCTCATGGTCGGCGGCGAAAAAGGGGCCTACGACGACCTCGAACCGGTCTTCGACGCGGTCGCGACGGGTCCGGAGGGCCACGAACTGATGGGGCCCTCGGGGGCCGGTCACTACGTGAAGATGGTCCACAACGGCATCGAGTACGCGCTCATGCAGGCTTACGGCGAGGGGTTCGAACTTCTGGCCGAGGGCCGCTACGATCTCGATCTGGAAGACATCGCCCGCACCTGGACCAACGGGGCGGTCGTGCGCTCCTGGCTGCTCGAACTGGCCGAAGAGTCCTTCCGCGAGGAGGGGTCGGATCTGGGTGACGTGGCCGACCACGTCGCCGGTGGCTCGACCGGCACCTGGACGGTCCAGGAGTCCCTGGAGCAGGAGGTCCCGTTGCCCCTGATCTACCAGGCGCTGGCCGAGCGATTCAACTCCCGCTCCGGGCCGCGGCTCTCCCGCCGGCTGGCCAATCGACTGCGCTACGGCTTCGGTCGACACGAGATCAAACGGCAGTGA
- a CDS encoding valine--tRNA ligase, translating to MTADIPENYDPERIESRWADYWLEESVYEYEDTNATDYVIDTPPPYPTGNLHIGNALGWCYMDFLARYHRMQGEDVLFPQGWDCHGLPTEVKVEENEGIHRTEVPRDEFRQMCIDHTEDQIDAMRSQMRQLGFSQDWDHEFRTMDPSYWGKTQRSFVEMAEKEYVYRDEHPVNWCPRCQTAIADAEVETEDREGTLYYITFPGIDNDDIEIATTRPELLAATGAVAVHPEDERYADRVGDTFEVPPVGQEVELLADEEVDPEFGTGAVMISTFGDKQDVDWWAQYDLELRPVLTEDGRLTELAGEYEGLTVEEAKDRIPADLEEQGLLNDTEPVEQSVGVCWRCDTPIEILSKDQWFVEVRQDEILEKAKEVEWIPEHMYARLEEWTEGMDWDWVISRQRVFATPIPAWQCESCGHWEIADEAELPVEPTETGPEIEACPECGGTEWTGETDVMDTWMDSSISAMHVAGWPEAEFEPVALREQGHDIIRTWAFYTLLRTAALEDERPWDTALINGMVFGPDGNKMSKSRGNVVAPDEVIEEESADAFRQAMAVGGRPGADVQFQWKEVTAASRFLTKLWNVFRFAESHLEADTPEVTAPAYRDTDKWILGRLAAVSEEMETAMDEERFDTAVRALREFVWEDLADDYLELVKGRLYNGRPGERDAARSALYDVLSAVVRLLAPFSPFMAEEVWQHLPGTEGSVHQASWPAIDVPDDEGAVGEVIAEAARTVRAWKSEQGIALNEDLERVELYFDEQPEHGVDTYDLSETVAAPIRTAVGRPDLAEVATGVDPDEAQIGPTFRDQAGAVMAALEDADPDTIKAQLDSGGPVEVTVDGEPTEIDPEMVSVPTEFRTEAGEEVAVLEATFGTIVVVP from the coding sequence ATGACAGCAGACATTCCCGAGAACTACGACCCCGAGCGAATCGAGTCCAGGTGGGCGGACTACTGGCTCGAGGAGTCGGTCTACGAGTACGAAGACACGAACGCCACCGACTACGTGATCGACACCCCGCCGCCCTACCCGACGGGGAACCTCCACATCGGGAACGCCCTGGGCTGGTGTTACATGGACTTTTTGGCCCGCTATCACCGGATGCAGGGCGAGGACGTCCTCTTCCCGCAGGGCTGGGACTGCCATGGCCTCCCGACGGAGGTCAAAGTCGAGGAAAACGAGGGCATCCACCGCACGGAGGTCCCTCGCGACGAGTTCCGGCAGATGTGCATCGATCACACCGAGGACCAGATCGACGCGATGCGCAGCCAGATGCGCCAGCTGGGCTTCTCCCAGGACTGGGACCACGAGTTCCGGACGATGGACCCGAGCTACTGGGGGAAGACTCAGCGCTCCTTTGTCGAGATGGCCGAGAAGGAGTACGTCTACCGGGACGAGCACCCGGTCAACTGGTGTCCCCGGTGTCAGACGGCCATCGCCGACGCCGAGGTCGAGACCGAGGATCGGGAGGGGACCCTCTATTACATCACCTTCCCCGGGATCGACAACGACGATATCGAGATCGCGACGACCCGGCCCGAACTGCTGGCGGCCACGGGCGCGGTCGCGGTCCACCCCGAGGACGAGCGGTACGCCGACCGGGTCGGGGACACCTTCGAGGTGCCCCCGGTCGGACAGGAGGTCGAGTTGCTCGCCGACGAGGAGGTCGATCCCGAGTTTGGGACCGGCGCGGTGATGATCTCGACCTTCGGCGACAAACAGGACGTCGACTGGTGGGCCCAGTATGACCTGGAACTGCGACCCGTGCTCACCGAGGACGGCCGGCTGACCGAACTCGCGGGGGAGTACGAGGGACTCACTGTCGAGGAGGCCAAAGACCGGATTCCGGCCGACTTGGAAGAGCAGGGACTCCTGAACGACACCGAACCCGTCGAGCAGTCGGTGGGGGTCTGCTGGCGGTGTGACACCCCGATCGAGATCCTCTCGAAGGATCAGTGGTTCGTGGAGGTCCGCCAGGACGAGATCCTGGAGAAAGCAAAAGAGGTCGAGTGGATCCCCGAGCACATGTACGCCCGCCTGGAGGAGTGGACCGAGGGGATGGACTGGGACTGGGTCATCTCCCGCCAGCGGGTCTTTGCGACCCCGATCCCGGCCTGGCAGTGTGAATCCTGTGGCCACTGGGAGATCGCGGACGAGGCGGAACTCCCGGTCGAACCGACCGAAACTGGCCCCGAAATCGAGGCCTGTCCGGAATGTGGCGGCACCGAGTGGACCGGCGAAACCGACGTGATGGACACCTGGATGGACTCCTCGATCTCCGCGATGCACGTCGCCGGCTGGCCCGAGGCGGAGTTCGAGCCGGTCGCGCTGCGCGAGCAGGGCCACGACATCATCCGGACCTGGGCCTTCTACACCCTGCTCCGGACGGCCGCGCTGGAGGACGAGCGACCGTGGGACACGGCGCTGATCAACGGCATGGTCTTCGGTCCGGACGGCAACAAGATGTCCAAATCCCGGGGCAACGTCGTCGCGCCGGACGAGGTGATCGAGGAGGAGAGCGCCGACGCCTTCCGGCAGGCCATGGCCGTCGGGGGGCGACCGGGGGCCGACGTGCAGTTCCAGTGGAAGGAAGTCACCGCTGCCTCCCGATTTTTGACCAAGCTCTGGAACGTCTTCCGCTTTGCCGAGAGTCATCTCGAAGCGGACACCCCCGAGGTCACGGCCCCGGCCTACCGGGACACCGACAAGTGGATCCTGGGTCGCCTTGCGGCGGTCTCCGAGGAGATGGAGACGGCAATGGACGAGGAACGCTTCGACACCGCCGTGCGGGCTCTTCGGGAGTTCGTCTGGGAGGACCTCGCCGATGACTACCTCGAACTGGTCAAGGGCCGACTGTACAACGGCCGACCCGGCGAACGGGACGCCGCCCGGTCGGCACTTTACGACGTGCTCTCGGCGGTCGTGCGCCTGCTCGCCCCGTTCAGCCCGTTCATGGCGGAGGAGGTCTGGCAGCACCTGCCCGGAACCGAGGGCAGCGTCCACCAGGCGTCGTGGCCAGCAATCGACGTGCCCGACGACGAGGGGGCCGTCGGCGAGGTTATCGCCGAAGCCGCCCGGACAGTCCGGGCCTGGAAGTCCGAACAGGGCATCGCCCTGAACGAGGACCTCGAACGGGTGGAACTGTACTTCGACGAACAGCCCGAACACGGCGTCGACACGTACGACCTGAGCGAGACCGTCGCCGCCCCGATCAGGACGGCCGTCGGCCGGCCGGACCTGGCGGAAGTCGCCACGGGCGTCGACCCCGACGAGGCCCAGATCGGGCCGACCTTCCGTGATCAGGCCGGGGCCGTGATGGCTGCCCTGGAGGACGCGGATCCGGACACGATCAAGGCGCAACTCGACTCCGGCGGACCGGTCGAGGTCACCGTCGACGGCGAACCGACCGAGATCGATCCCGAAATGGTTTCCGTGCCGACCGAGTTCCGCACCGAGGCCGGCGAGGAGGTCGCTGTGCTCGAAGCCACGTTCGGCACGATCGTCGTCGTCCCGTAG
- a CDS encoding DMT family transporter: MREVTVGGLMVLIAATGLGTLAIFGKFAEATGLSRPTLLFFRFSIGAAIVWGVLLVRNDLTVLSGRPLYATVVLGLLYAALTLAYFRGLAFMTASLTAIVFYTYPIFVFGLSVPLLEEQVTRTALGALGLALAGVVMVVGLDASQVSLLGILLVTSAAAGYGIYNVAGRILVADTDPTHLTAHVLVVTAATIGLVWARAGFHPPQGPTHWGIVLGIGVLGTGMPLLLLYEGLTRIEATHASILGTAEPVATVLLGVTILGESLTLRTVLGAVLILGGVTLVQTTRRHRRWLLAKIGLH, from the coding sequence ATGCGAGAGGTCACTGTCGGCGGGCTGATGGTCCTGATCGCGGCGACGGGACTCGGGACGCTCGCCATCTTCGGGAAGTTCGCCGAAGCGACGGGGTTGAGTCGACCGACGCTGCTCTTCTTCCGGTTTAGCATCGGCGCGGCCATCGTCTGGGGCGTGCTCCTCGTCCGGAACGACCTAACCGTACTCTCGGGGCGACCGCTCTATGCGACGGTGGTGCTTGGGCTGCTCTATGCCGCGCTCACGCTGGCCTATTTCCGCGGGCTCGCCTTCATGACCGCGAGTCTCACGGCCATCGTCTTCTACACCTACCCGATCTTCGTCTTCGGGCTCTCGGTGCCGCTGCTCGAGGAACAGGTGACCCGAACCGCGCTGGGGGCGCTGGGGCTCGCGCTCGCTGGGGTCGTCATGGTCGTCGGACTCGACGCCAGTCAGGTCTCGCTTTTGGGGATCCTGCTGGTGACGAGTGCCGCGGCTGGTTACGGCATCTACAACGTCGCGGGCCGAATCCTGGTTGCCGATACCGATCCCACCCACCTGACCGCCCATGTGCTGGTGGTGACCGCCGCGACGATCGGGCTGGTCTGGGCCCGGGCCGGCTTCCACCCGCCCCAGGGACCGACCCACTGGGGGATCGTCCTGGGAATCGGGGTGCTCGGCACCGGCATGCCGTTGCTCTTGCTCTACGAGGGACTGACACGGATCGAAGCGACTCACGCTAGCATCCTCGGGACGGCCGAGCCAGTGGCGACGGTGCTTTTGGGTGTGACGATCCTGGGCGAATCACTCACCCTGCGAACGGTACTCGGGGCGGTTCTCATTCTCGGCGGGGTCACGCTCGTCCAGACGACCCGACGCCATCGTCGCTGGCTCCTCGCGAAAATCGGCCTGCACTGA
- a CDS encoding extracellular solute-binding protein, whose product MTSPVSDTVRSRWAGTGHDGGTLSRRGFLRAAGAAGLGTLAGCLGGRSDVSVLSAGSLATLFENTIGPAFDDAHEYGYRGEFHGSNAVMRMVLDEQKQPDVIVSADAELLRTRLPEDIAPWDVVFGSNALVIAYGPDTAVGERLEGEEPWFEVLSEADAEIARSDPDLDPLGYRALQLFDLAEQYYDRDGLAPALTENLVIDPQEAHILARVEAQERAAAIVYKNMAVDHGLPYVELPEKLDFSNPEHADYYAQATYTTEDGTTVEGAPVLYNATVPSTAPNPEAGRAFLKFLLSNPEMLTENGLVVTDAFPRPHGPVPEEIVP is encoded by the coding sequence ATGACGAGTCCGGTATCGGATACGGTCCGGAGCAGGTGGGCTGGAACCGGCCACGACGGTGGAACACTTTCGAGACGCGGATTTCTCCGGGCCGCCGGTGCGGCCGGCCTGGGCACCCTCGCTGGCTGTCTCGGCGGCCGTTCCGACGTTTCGGTGCTTTCAGCGGGGAGTCTCGCGACGCTCTTCGAGAACACCATCGGCCCGGCGTTCGATGACGCCCACGAGTACGGGTACCGGGGCGAGTTCCACGGTTCGAACGCGGTGATGCGGATGGTCCTCGACGAACAGAAACAGCCCGACGTGATCGTCAGCGCGGACGCCGAGTTGCTCCGCACGCGCTTGCCTGAGGACATCGCCCCCTGGGACGTGGTCTTCGGGTCGAACGCACTCGTGATTGCCTATGGGCCCGACACGGCGGTCGGTGAACGGCTGGAGGGCGAGGAACCCTGGTTTGAGGTCCTCAGCGAGGCCGACGCGGAGATCGCCCGCTCGGACCCCGACCTGGATCCGCTGGGTTACCGGGCCCTCCAGCTGTTCGATCTTGCGGAGCAGTACTACGACCGGGACGGGCTAGCCCCAGCCCTCACCGAGAACCTGGTGATCGACCCACAGGAGGCCCATATTCTGGCCCGCGTCGAGGCCCAGGAGCGGGCCGCGGCGATCGTCTACAAGAACATGGCCGTGGACCACGGCCTGCCCTACGTCGAACTCCCCGAGAAACTGGACTTCTCGAACCCCGAACACGCCGACTACTACGCGCAGGCGACCTACACGACCGAGGACGGAACTACCGTCGAGGGCGCGCCAGTGCTCTACAACGCCACCGTCCCGAGCACGGCCCCCAACCCCGAAGCCGGGCGGGCCTTTCTCAAATTCCTGCTCTCGAACCCGGAGATGCTGACGGAGAACGGCCTGGTCGTCACCGACGCCTTCCCACGACCCCATGGCCCGGTACCCGAGGAGATCGTGCCATGA
- a CDS encoding ABC transporter permease gives MSYAESVRRFSRGQYGVGSRILHENGVFALLGAVLFVYLLYPFLSFFLWGQGLGTGAFFDPKVVSAVKFSLLSAPVSTALATVFGVPLAYVLARTTFPGKVVVDALVVLPLVMPPVVGGVMLLSGFGSFTPIGAAAASLGLPLTDSYLGIVLAQTFVSSPFVVITARSGFASVDREIEQAARSLGKGPIETFRLVSLPLARGSILAGVVLTFARAMGEFGATMMTAYHPSTMPTQIWVTFISEGIAATTPLVIVLLTLGFLVVLALQLAGKRITLTG, from the coding sequence ATGAGCTACGCCGAATCGGTCCGACGGTTCTCCCGTGGTCAATACGGCGTTGGCAGCCGGATCCTCCACGAAAACGGCGTCTTCGCGCTGCTGGGGGCGGTGCTTTTCGTCTACCTCCTCTATCCCTTCCTCTCCTTTTTCCTGTGGGGACAGGGACTGGGAACGGGGGCCTTCTTCGACCCCAAGGTCGTCTCGGCGGTGAAGTTCTCGCTTTTGTCGGCGCCGGTCTCGACCGCACTGGCGACGGTCTTCGGGGTTCCCCTGGCATACGTGCTGGCCCGGACCACGTTTCCCGGGAAGGTCGTCGTCGACGCGCTTGTCGTGCTCCCGCTCGTGATGCCCCCGGTCGTCGGCGGCGTAATGCTCCTCTCGGGCTTCGGCAGTTTTACCCCGATCGGGGCGGCCGCCGCCTCGCTCGGCCTCCCGCTCACCGACAGCTACCTCGGAATCGTCCTCGCCCAGACCTTCGTCTCCTCGCCGTTCGTTGTCATCACGGCCCGGTCCGGCTTCGCGTCGGTCGACCGCGAGATCGAGCAGGCCGCGCGAAGCCTCGGTAAGGGCCCCATCGAGACCTTCCGCCTCGTCTCCTTGCCCCTCGCCCGGGGAAGCATCCTCGCTGGCGTGGTCCTGACCTTCGCCCGGGCGATGGGCGAGTTCGGAGCCACGATGATGACGGCCTACCACCCGAGCACGATGCCCACCCAGATCTGGGTCACGTTCATCTCGGAGGGCATCGCAGCGACGACCCCGCTGGTGATCGTCCTCCTGACGCTGGGCTTTCTGGTCGTCCTGGCACTGCAACTGGCCGGCAAGCGGATCACCCTCACCGGATGA
- a CDS encoding ABC transporter ATP-binding protein encodes MTLECSRLERRYDDFTFGPVDLTVEPGVTAVLGPSGSGKSTLLSLVAGFEPPDGGTITVDGAGIDQRPPEDRSVGMVFQNYALFPHLSVRENLEFGAVKAGSIDSTAQLLEIEPLLDRDPKTLSGGEAQRVALARALVSDPSVLLLDEPLSSLDAPIRRRLRVELRDILADLDIPVVYVTHDQEEAAVVGDRLAVLADGRLVREGPVESVFDQPESAFVAAFLGIENVYPATVRTESRNGTVVAVDGTELLAAGEPPDGDLAVAIHPESISLNGQSRTTGDSNSLDCTVSRVLTQHTDATVLLDWPGPDYLTATVDRQIAGQLRVGDTCRASIAPDAVHLTRRDR; translated from the coding sequence ATGACCCTGGAGTGTTCCCGCCTGGAACGGCGGTACGACGATTTCACCTTCGGGCCGGTCGATCTCACGGTCGAACCGGGCGTGACTGCCGTCCTCGGCCCGTCGGGAAGCGGCAAGTCAACGCTGCTCTCGCTGGTCGCCGGGTTCGAGCCGCCTGATGGCGGTACTATCACCGTGGATGGCGCCGGGATCGACCAGCGCCCCCCGGAGGACCGGTCGGTCGGGATGGTCTTTCAGAACTACGCGCTCTTCCCGCATCTCTCGGTTCGGGAGAACCTGGAGTTCGGTGCGGTCAAAGCGGGGTCGATCGACTCGACGGCCCAGCTATTGGAGATCGAACCCCTCCTCGACCGGGATCCGAAGACCCTCTCGGGTGGCGAAGCGCAACGGGTCGCGTTGGCCCGGGCGCTCGTCTCCGACCCTTCGGTACTGTTGCTCGACGAACCGCTCAGTAGCCTCGACGCCCCGATTCGCCGGCGGCTCCGGGTGGAGTTGCGCGACATTCTCGCCGACCTGGACATTCCAGTTGTGTACGTGACTCACGACCAGGAGGAGGCCGCAGTCGTCGGCGACCGGCTGGCAGTCCTTGCGGACGGTCGGCTGGTCCGGGAGGGGCCCGTCGAATCAGTCTTCGATCAACCTGAGAGTGCCTTCGTCGCGGCGTTCCTGGGAATCGAGAACGTCTACCCGGCGACGGTGCGTACCGAATCCAGAAATGGGACTGTCGTGGCGGTCGACGGGACCGAACTCCTGGCTGCGGGCGAGCCACCGGACGGCGACCTGGCGGTGGCGATACACCCGGAATCGATCAGCCTGAACGGCCAGTCACGGACCACCGGCGACTCGAACAGTCTGGACTGCACCGTCTCGCGGGTTCTCACCCAGCACACCGACGCCACAGTCCTGCTTGACTGGCCCGGTCCGGACTATCTCACAGCCACCGTGGACAGGCAGATCGCGGGCCAGCTTCGGGTGGGCGACACCTGCCGGGCGTCGATTGCGCCCGATGCGGTGCACCTCACGCGTCGGGATCGCTGA
- a CDS encoding nicotinate phosphoribosyltransferase, with protein MTAFDIIPPETIASGKATDAYFDRTVETLEATDTNPHVVAEVTADQFSDGEFELLAGVKDAVELLSGLPIDVWTLPEGTLFDGGPVMRIEGNYLDFARYETSLLGFLSHASGIATNAMRARQAAPETTVLSFGARHVHPSIAAVVERSALVGGLDGFSHVAAGEVLDREAGGTMPHALLICFGRGNQEAAWRAYDETMPSAAPRVALCDTYSDEVDEVLRAAAELGEDLDSVRLDTTSSRRGDFEQIVREVRWELEARGLDDIDIFVSGGLGPADLRRLREHVDGFGVGGFVSNADPVDFALDIVEVEGEPAAKRGKLSGTKQVYRTPDGGHHVALVDRVGPSGGTPLLEPVIEDGTVTREFDLDATIDRAARDIERVDPVSDPDA; from the coding sequence GTGACCGCCTTCGACATCATCCCGCCGGAAACGATCGCGTCGGGGAAGGCGACGGACGCCTACTTCGACCGCACGGTCGAGACACTCGAAGCGACCGACACGAATCCCCACGTCGTCGCGGAGGTGACGGCCGATCAGTTCTCCGACGGGGAGTTCGAACTCCTCGCCGGCGTCAAAGACGCCGTCGAACTCCTCTCGGGGCTGCCGATCGACGTGTGGACACTCCCCGAAGGGACGCTGTTCGACGGCGGACCGGTCATGCGAATCGAGGGGAACTACCTCGATTTCGCCCGCTACGAGACCTCGCTTTTGGGCTTTCTCTCACACGCCAGCGGAATCGCGACGAACGCGATGCGGGCGAGACAAGCGGCCCCGGAGACCACGGTCCTGAGCTTCGGGGCGCGACACGTCCACCCCTCGATCGCTGCCGTCGTCGAGCGCTCGGCGCTCGTCGGTGGCCTGGACGGCTTCTCCCACGTGGCTGCGGGCGAGGTGCTCGACCGCGAGGCCGGCGGAACGATGCCACACGCGCTGCTGATCTGTTTCGGCCGGGGCAACCAGGAGGCGGCCTGGCGAGCCTACGACGAGACGATGCCTTCGGCGGCCCCGCGGGTCGCGCTCTGTGACACCTATTCGGACGAGGTTGATGAGGTCCTCCGGGCCGCCGCGGAACTGGGCGAGGATCTGGATAGCGTGCGACTCGATACCACCTCCTCGCGACGGGGCGACTTCGAGCAGATCGTCCGTGAAGTTCGCTGGGAACTCGAAGCTCGAGGCCTGGACGACATCGACATCTTCGTCAGCGGTGGGCTGGGGCCGGCGGACCTCAGGCGGCTCCGCGAGCACGTCGACGGCTTCGGTGTGGGCGGGTTCGTGAGCAACGCCGACCCAGTTGACTTCGCTCTCGACATCGTCGAGGTCGAGGGCGAACCGGCGGCCAAGCGCGGGAAACTCTCCGGCACCAAGCAGGTCTATCGGACCCCTGACGGGGGCCACCACGTCGCCCTCGTCGACCGGGTGGGCCCCTCCGGCGGGACGCCACTCCTGGAACCGGTGATCGAGGACGGAACGGTCACCCGCGAGTTCGATCTGGACGCGACGATCGACCGGGCCGCTCGGGACATCGAGCGGGTCGATCCGGTCAGCGATCCCGACGCGTGA
- a CDS encoding MFS transporter translates to MNPLQSIARSIAALRGEGRGRILATVASGWGLLVGTRMSYPVLLPYIRQSFDLSLSVAGLLVTIIWLGSALGQLPGGILADRFNERYVMTAGLGVVAVALAIVALIGNPVAVFVGTGLVGIGLSLYPIARITVLSDIYPDNIGSALGVTMATGDTGQTVVPPAAGFVAGAIAWQMGFGILVPLFLLLAGLVWAVVPDSDPSAGTEAGERAISLERARAVIEELRTRTMVLTTVVLFVYLLVWQSFTAFYPTYLVNVKDLSPGVAGTVFALFFGVGVLVKPVAGAAYDRYGMRASLLAVLIGPVFALAVLPAVEGLWTLVGLTAVISTMLGSGAITQSYLADTIPERIRGTGLGVVRTTAATLGSAGPVLFGVVADNGYFDEGYLLLAGLMVLVVALTALMPRS, encoded by the coding sequence ATGAATCCACTCCAGTCTATCGCTCGTTCGATCGCCGCCCTGCGAGGCGAGGGCCGGGGCCGAATCCTCGCCACCGTGGCGTCGGGCTGGGGGCTCCTCGTCGGGACACGGATGAGCTATCCCGTCCTGCTTCCCTACATTCGCCAGAGCTTCGACCTCTCGCTTTCTGTCGCCGGACTGCTCGTCACGATCATCTGGCTGGGCTCCGCGCTCGGCCAGCTTCCCGGCGGGATCCTGGCCGACCGGTTCAACGAGCGCTATGTCATGACCGCTGGGCTAGGGGTCGTGGCGGTGGCACTCGCGATCGTGGCCCTGATCGGAAATCCCGTCGCTGTCTTCGTCGGAACCGGGCTGGTCGGGATCGGCCTGTCGCTGTATCCGATCGCACGCATCACCGTCCTCTCTGACATTTACCCCGACAACATCGGGAGTGCCCTCGGGGTGACGATGGCGACGGGAGATACCGGCCAGACGGTGGTTCCACCCGCAGCCGGCTTCGTCGCCGGGGCCATCGCCTGGCAGATGGGCTTTGGAATACTCGTGCCACTCTTCCTCCTGCTCGCGGGGCTGGTGTGGGCGGTCGTTCCGGACAGCGATCCCTCGGCCGGGACGGAAGCCGGCGAGCGTGCCATCTCCCTGGAGCGTGCCCGGGCGGTGATCGAAGAGTTGCGAACCCGAACGATGGTGCTCACCACCGTCGTGCTCTTCGTCTACCTGCTGGTCTGGCAGTCCTTCACCGCCTTCTACCCGACATACCTGGTCAACGTGAAAGATCTCTCACCGGGGGTGGCCGGGACGGTGTTTGCCCTGTTCTTCGGGGTCGGGGTGCTGGTCAAACCAGTCGCGGGGGCCGCCTACGACCGATACGGGATGCGCGCGTCGCTCCTGGCTGTCCTGATCGGCCCGGTCTTCGCCCTCGCGGTGCTCCCGGCTGTCGAAGGGCTCTGGACGCTCGTCGGGTTGACGGCCGTTATCAGCACCATGCTCGGGTCCGGCGCGATTACCCAGTCCTATCTCGCGGATACGATTCCCGAGCGAATCCGTGGCACCGGCCTGGGCGTGGTTCGAACCACGGCCGCCACGCTGGGGTCGGCGGGCCCAGTACTCTTCGGCGTCGTCGCCGATAACGGCTACTTCGACGAGGGGTATCTCCTCCTTGCCGGCCTGATGGTGCTGGTCGTGGCGCTCACCGCGCTGATGCCACGCTCCTGA